One Turneriella parva DSM 21527 genomic region harbors:
- a CDS encoding penicillin acylase family protein: protein MAKKAASARKTAARPKSRSNAKNDRPRMNTGRDSKGSATGPIIRTLPTAIDSERPRGSIVKKLLIAAVLIILIGFGWLTCKAKRSVAAETGAIKVEGISGTVTIARDAFGVPLIKADSEADAFFGAGYAAANDRLWQMYSSKLAVTGRLAEIAGSKMLPVDVYMRTVGIKRNVDRAINAMPAKYKAPLEAYATGVNAYLKANPNLPLEFTLTGYTPEPWTIHDCGYVFGALSFGLALNINEELFFLDAAQKLGAEKAAWLVPVYQDEPIPFAEAQKLDNKLAADLAPHRIQLAEVLTDLNKIFRTGMPASNNWVISGSKTKGGKAILANDTHLPLTIPALWGMMSIESPGYTAAGVTIAGQPYVQLGYNGSIGWGATMVEADCQDLFIETVKSENGQTLYLKSDNTWAPVRETTEHFKVRFGKDRDVKLRFTRNGPLVSDAINQLKTEPAMPLAPTGIKTEKHLAMRWSLQDGDTAGIGIYEMGRAQTMQDFRKATAKIQSIYLNLVYSDGENIAWQTTGRIPVRTKGTGQLPSIAAEGYRWKSFLPFEQQPHRENPEKGFLVTANDRTVAKGDARKISSVWYSPERAERIDSLLAAKSDWTGSDTQKMHMDVYSRMAEKTLLLLKAEEASVNAAIGRLSEKKQKRARSALDILAKFDNVMHKDSQGAALIGAFYHVFTRNVFGDELEIGSGLWKGFIDINLRSYSAPQDHILGREESPYFDNVKTPEKETKADMLALALADAYEFCGDEMGAPEKWRWEKLHKIYWKSDVTKDLPLGSWYWNHGPVAYQGDSHTINVAHYAWGENFDTFVIPAMRLVVDFNEKEPASLILHTGVSGNASSPHYRDQIKLFLSGSQNALPFGPQAKQQQYTSVLKLEK from the coding sequence ATGGCAAAAAAAGCCGCTTCGGCGCGCAAAACTGCTGCGCGTCCCAAATCGCGCAGCAATGCAAAAAATGATCGGCCGCGCATGAATACGGGCCGTGATTCCAAGGGTTCGGCAACCGGCCCCATCATCAGAACACTGCCGACTGCGATCGATTCAGAACGACCGCGTGGCAGTATTGTAAAGAAGCTGCTGATTGCAGCAGTGCTCATAATCCTCATCGGCTTTGGTTGGCTGACTTGCAAGGCCAAGCGTTCGGTAGCTGCCGAAACAGGCGCGATCAAAGTTGAAGGCATATCGGGCACGGTGACGATCGCACGCGACGCCTTCGGAGTTCCGCTCATCAAGGCCGACAGCGAGGCTGACGCATTCTTCGGCGCAGGTTATGCTGCGGCAAACGACCGGCTTTGGCAGATGTATTCGTCGAAGCTTGCCGTCACGGGGCGGCTGGCTGAAATAGCGGGTTCGAAGATGCTGCCGGTTGACGTCTACATGCGCACCGTTGGCATCAAGCGCAACGTCGATCGCGCAATCAATGCGATGCCGGCAAAGTACAAGGCGCCGCTCGAGGCGTACGCAACGGGCGTGAACGCATATCTCAAAGCGAATCCAAATCTGCCACTTGAATTTACGCTGACGGGTTACACTCCCGAACCCTGGACGATACACGACTGCGGTTATGTTTTTGGTGCGCTTTCTTTTGGGCTCGCGCTCAATATTAACGAAGAACTTTTCTTTCTCGATGCCGCGCAGAAACTCGGTGCAGAGAAAGCCGCGTGGCTTGTTCCAGTCTACCAAGATGAACCGATCCCCTTCGCCGAAGCACAGAAGCTTGACAATAAGCTCGCGGCGGATCTAGCACCGCACAGAATTCAGTTGGCTGAAGTTTTGACTGACCTCAATAAAATATTCAGAACCGGCATGCCTGCGTCAAACAACTGGGTCATCAGCGGCTCCAAGACGAAAGGTGGCAAGGCGATTCTGGCGAACGACACGCACCTGCCGCTGACAATACCTGCGCTCTGGGGCATGATGAGCATCGAATCGCCGGGCTACACAGCTGCGGGTGTGACTATTGCAGGGCAGCCATACGTTCAACTGGGCTATAACGGCAGCATCGGTTGGGGAGCGACCATGGTCGAAGCCGACTGCCAGGATCTTTTTATTGAGACCGTGAAATCTGAAAATGGCCAGACGCTGTACCTGAAATCTGACAACACCTGGGCGCCGGTCCGCGAGACGACGGAGCACTTCAAGGTGCGCTTCGGCAAAGACCGCGACGTGAAGCTACGCTTCACCCGTAACGGCCCACTCGTATCTGACGCGATCAACCAGCTGAAGACCGAGCCCGCGATGCCACTGGCGCCCACGGGCATCAAAACGGAAAAACACCTCGCAATGCGTTGGTCGCTGCAAGACGGCGACACTGCCGGCATAGGTATCTATGAAATGGGCCGCGCGCAGACGATGCAAGATTTTCGCAAGGCAACGGCAAAGATTCAATCGATCTACCTGAACCTCGTCTACAGCGACGGTGAGAATATTGCCTGGCAGACAACGGGACGCATTCCTGTGCGCACGAAAGGCACAGGACAACTGCCGTCGATCGCCGCCGAGGGCTACCGCTGGAAATCGTTTCTGCCATTTGAACAGCAGCCGCACCGCGAGAACCCCGAGAAGGGTTTTCTCGTAACAGCGAATGATCGTACGGTCGCCAAAGGCGATGCGCGAAAAATCAGCTCTGTCTGGTACAGCCCCGAGAGAGCCGAACGTATCGACTCACTGCTCGCCGCCAAAAGCGACTGGACAGGCAGCGACACGCAGAAAATGCACATGGACGTCTATTCGCGTATGGCAGAAAAAACTCTGCTGCTATTGAAAGCCGAAGAGGCGAGTGTCAACGCGGCAATTGGCCGCCTCAGCGAAAAGAAGCAGAAGCGCGCAAGATCCGCACTGGATATCTTGGCGAAATTCGACAACGTCATGCATAAAGACTCGCAGGGCGCCGCCCTCATCGGCGCGTTTTACCACGTGTTCACGCGCAACGTATTCGGCGACGAGCTCGAAATCGGCAGCGGCCTGTGGAAAGGTTTTATCGACATTAACCTCAGGTCGTACAGCGCGCCGCAAGACCATATCTTGGGCCGCGAAGAGAGCCCCTACTTTGACAATGTTAAGACGCCTGAAAAAGAAACCAAGGCCGACATGCTGGCGCTCGCGCTCGCCGATGCGTACGAGTTCTGCGGCGACGAGATGGGCGCGCCTGAAAAATGGCGCTGGGAAAAACTGCACAAAATCTACTGGAAAAGCGACGTCACAAAAGATCTCCCGCTCGGTAGCTGGTACTGGAACCATGGCCCGGTGGCGTACCAGGGCGACAGCCACACGATCAATGTCGCGCACTATGCATGGGGTGAAAACTTTGACACGTTTGTGATTCCCGCGATGCGGCTGGTGGTCGACTTCAATGAGAAAGAACCGGCGAGCCTCATTCTGCACACAGGAGTGTCGGGCAACGCGTCATCACCGCACTACCGCGACCAGATCAAGCTGTTTCTGAGCGGCAGCCAGAACGCATTGCCGTTCGGCCCGCAGGCGAAACAGCAGCAATACACAAGCGTTCTGAAGTTAGAGAAATAA
- a CDS encoding DegT/DnrJ/EryC1/StrS family aminotransferase, whose amino-acid sequence MSVEAAVSGATQTAQRNRTIQYSRPTLSRNELRSVLESLVLEEVSFGQGVLNFEKTFARTFDYQHAAALDAYTSAFHMALLALEVKAGDEIIAPVSAPLNLIDAANYTGAQVVLVDLARDSFHAEADALFAAITERTKAVFLPYTFGSYKDFRPFYEKLEAAGLRKGKERKIRVIEDVSHVIGHEFGGRQAGSEADIAIAGLNEDHLMTIGKGAVVLTDSHNLFSIIKDLRVQGGNRPYRVRFDYAITDYQAAMGLEQLGNLSAIIERRRRMGVLYNEAIKASRLKTFFSAPEFDVCGSFPVLGESEISHTQRYFSSLQIETRRVFPNGPLHHIMALNPLDFPNAERLHQRGLMLPLYPMLNKAAVEKITAAIRGFY is encoded by the coding sequence ATGTCAGTAGAAGCTGCAGTATCGGGCGCGACGCAGACGGCGCAGCGCAACCGTACGATTCAATATTCACGGCCGACGCTGTCGCGCAACGAGTTGCGCTCTGTGCTCGAGTCGCTGGTTTTAGAAGAGGTTTCATTTGGCCAGGGTGTGCTCAATTTTGAGAAAACATTCGCGCGCACTTTTGACTACCAGCATGCGGCTGCTCTCGATGCTTATACATCCGCTTTTCACATGGCATTGCTGGCTCTTGAGGTGAAGGCTGGTGACGAGATTATCGCCCCGGTTTCAGCGCCTTTGAATCTGATCGATGCGGCGAACTACACGGGCGCGCAGGTTGTGCTCGTTGACCTGGCGCGTGATTCGTTTCACGCTGAAGCTGATGCGCTGTTTGCGGCAATCACCGAGCGTACTAAGGCCGTATTCTTGCCATACACTTTTGGTTCTTATAAGGATTTTCGCCCGTTCTACGAGAAGCTCGAAGCTGCGGGTTTGCGCAAGGGAAAGGAGCGCAAGATTCGCGTGATTGAAGATGTTTCCCATGTGATTGGTCATGAGTTTGGCGGCCGTCAGGCGGGCAGTGAAGCTGATATCGCCATCGCAGGTCTGAACGAAGATCATTTGATGACAATTGGTAAGGGCGCTGTGGTGCTGACCGATTCACACAATCTTTTTTCCATTATTAAAGACCTGCGTGTTCAGGGGGGTAATCGCCCGTATCGCGTGCGGTTTGATTACGCGATTACCGATTACCAGGCGGCGATGGGGCTTGAGCAGCTGGGCAATTTATCCGCGATTATTGAGCGGCGCCGGCGAATGGGTGTTCTTTACAATGAGGCGATCAAGGCGAGTCGTCTGAAGACTTTCTTCAGCGCACCTGAATTCGATGTTTGTGGTTCGTTTCCAGTTTTAGGTGAGTCAGAAATTTCTCATACGCAGCGTTATTTCTCGTCGTTGCAGATTGAAACGCGACGTGTTTTCCCGAACGGGCCACTGCACCACATCATGGCGCTGAATCCGCTTGATTTCCCGAATGCAGAGCGACTGCACCAGCGCGGTCTGATGTTGCCATTGTACCCGATGTTGAACAAGGCGGCGGTTGAAAAAATTACGGCAGCGATTCGCGGTTTTTATTAA
- the rfaE2 gene encoding D-glycero-beta-D-manno-heptose 1-phosphate adenylyltransferase, giving the protein MPESKTAVGASCDRSPPCAEWRQAIIGFVAVMISTSSYTVILDRDKTINEDPGYLNDPAKVSLMPRAAEGIRLLNSFGIAIFVATNQSGVSRGLISEPQLLAVNDRISALLAAEGAKVGEFFVCPHGDADACDCRKPKPGLIEQIITRHGAVPARTFLVGDRARDLECGAAMGMRGILVGSEETVVPENCVYRASDLHDAASFILEVIFEEHAASHFYENRDKFLPELERVRAAGKKVVFTNGCFDLLHSGHVQLLAQARALGDYLVLGLNSDRSVSALKGPARPVNSERDRARILAQLPYIDAVVVFDEDTPIELMKAIQPDIQVKGGDYVKEKLPEYEVMRAMGKEIVILPFRKGYSTTSILQRGGKA; this is encoded by the coding sequence ATGCCTGAATCAAAAACTGCAGTCGGTGCGTCTTGTGATCGATCACCACCATGCGCTGAATGGCGCCAGGCAATCATCGGCTTCGTCGCCGTCATGATTTCAACTTCGTCTTATACGGTCATTCTCGACCGCGACAAGACTATTAATGAAGATCCCGGCTATCTGAACGACCCGGCGAAAGTTTCTTTGATGCCACGGGCGGCCGAAGGCATTCGGCTCTTGAATTCTTTTGGCATTGCCATTTTTGTCGCCACAAACCAGTCGGGTGTATCCCGGGGGCTGATTTCTGAACCGCAGCTTTTGGCCGTTAACGACCGCATTTCGGCGCTTTTGGCGGCAGAGGGCGCGAAAGTCGGGGAGTTTTTTGTTTGCCCCCACGGCGATGCTGATGCATGCGATTGCCGCAAACCCAAACCGGGCCTAATTGAACAGATCATTACCCGGCACGGGGCTGTGCCGGCGCGCACGTTTCTGGTGGGTGATCGCGCGCGCGACCTCGAGTGCGGCGCGGCGATGGGCATGCGGGGCATTCTGGTCGGCTCTGAAGAGACGGTTGTGCCAGAAAATTGTGTTTATCGTGCCAGCGACCTGCACGACGCTGCGTCGTTCATTCTTGAGGTTATTTTCGAAGAACATGCAGCCTCGCACTTTTATGAGAACCGCGATAAATTTCTGCCTGAGCTCGAGCGGGTGCGTGCGGCAGGCAAAAAGGTGGTTTTCACCAACGGCTGTTTTGACCTGCTACACAGCGGGCACGTGCAGCTGTTGGCGCAGGCCCGCGCACTGGGCGATTATCTGGTGCTCGGCCTTAACAGCGATCGCTCGGTGAGCGCGCTGAAGGGCCCAGCACGGCCAGTGAACAGCGAACGCGACCGCGCGCGTATTCTGGCGCAGTTACCCTATATTGACGCGGTCGTTGTTTTTGACGAAGATACGCCGATTGAGCTGATGAAAGCGATTCAGCCTGATATCCAGGTGAAAGGCGGCGACTATGTGAAAGAAAAGTTGCCTGAATATGAAGTGATGCGCGCGATGGGTAAAGAGATTGTTATCTTGCCGTTTCGCAAAGGCTATTCTACGACCAGTATTTTACAACGTGGGGGCAAAGCGTAG
- the xseA gene encoding exodeoxyribonuclease VII large subunit yields MPQQYTVAEICRVIETKIKSSPELQDVWIKGEITSYQKHASSGHIYMTLSDSSQKNQNPRPTIRCTYFRFAQTPLDFELKMGLEVEILGTTGIYAPQSTYSFTVKRVQKIGAGDLLQKLQQIRERLLKEGLIKTPETRRELPPLPRRVGIVTGAGTAAYRDILKQVQERYPHAEIVLAPAQVQGEAAPQSIVAALSEIQKKEWRCDVVIVGRGGGSAEDLMAFNDEAVCRAIATCRIAVVSAVGHQIDHPISDDVADYAAATPTDAARAVFPVIEDLQYKAENHLKRAFAAVEAKLQLFQERFLRTSTKEFWEKPYVLVKDQAHFLDELESKLNFTFRNIVNSHANALNRLTPLEVLAAQKIKLTRAEFESTAGRFEAYSPLATLKRGYSVVYSGDKIVTDATTLKSGTDIRVRLAKGEIEASVK; encoded by the coding sequence GTGCCGCAGCAATACACCGTCGCCGAAATCTGCAGGGTCATCGAGACCAAAATCAAGAGTTCACCCGAGCTGCAAGACGTCTGGATAAAAGGCGAGATTACCTCTTATCAGAAACATGCCTCGTCTGGGCACATCTACATGACGCTCTCTGACTCTTCGCAAAAAAACCAGAACCCACGGCCAACGATTCGCTGCACTTACTTTCGCTTTGCGCAGACACCGCTCGACTTCGAACTCAAGATGGGCCTCGAGGTCGAAATTCTCGGCACGACTGGCATCTACGCACCACAATCAACTTACAGCTTCACAGTGAAGCGCGTACAGAAAATCGGCGCGGGTGACCTGCTGCAAAAATTGCAACAGATTCGCGAGCGCCTTCTCAAAGAAGGATTAATCAAGACACCAGAAACCCGCCGCGAACTGCCGCCGCTGCCCCGTCGTGTCGGCATTGTCACCGGCGCAGGCACAGCGGCTTACCGTGACATACTGAAACAGGTACAAGAACGGTATCCGCATGCCGAAATCGTGCTCGCGCCCGCGCAGGTTCAGGGAGAAGCCGCACCGCAATCGATTGTCGCCGCACTCAGTGAGATTCAAAAAAAGGAATGGCGCTGCGATGTCGTGATCGTCGGGCGCGGCGGCGGTTCGGCAGAAGACCTCATGGCCTTTAACGACGAGGCAGTTTGCCGGGCGATTGCGACGTGCCGCATTGCTGTTGTATCGGCCGTCGGCCACCAGATTGACCACCCAATCTCTGACGACGTCGCCGATTACGCCGCAGCGACGCCGACCGATGCAGCCAGAGCCGTCTTTCCCGTGATTGAAGACCTGCAGTACAAAGCCGAAAATCACCTCAAACGCGCATTTGCCGCCGTCGAAGCAAAGTTACAGCTCTTTCAAGAGAGATTCTTGCGCACGTCGACAAAAGAATTCTGGGAAAAACCTTACGTGCTCGTAAAAGACCAGGCGCATTTTCTCGACGAGCTCGAATCAAAACTCAACTTCACCTTTCGCAACATCGTCAACAGCCACGCCAACGCGCTTAACCGGCTGACGCCACTTGAAGTGCTGGCCGCGCAAAAAATCAAGCTCACGCGCGCCGAATTTGAATCGACTGCCGGCCGATTCGAAGCCTACTCGCCGCTCGCGACGCTCAAGCGCGGTTATTCTGTTGTCTATAGCGGTGACAAGATCGTGACAGATGCGACGACGCTCAAGAGTGGTACCGATATTCGTGTGCGGCTGGCAAAGGGCGAGATAGAGGCGAGTGTCAAATAG
- a CDS encoding dual specificity protein phosphatase family protein: MASILITQCLQNDFVRLLDKYDPLPNYLHIGYDEAMRLLGERAEEGPVAQIIRWAYEQSEDALKIIHIRDWHSADDSEQQSHLEQFGRHCLANSEGADFVFTRQLPAAHARRPDIVVNASGLNDFYKTDLAEHLTEAGQGESLRIGLIGVWTEAKITYLAYELVTRYPKIELVTCSALTASSARSQHFIALDHLKRILGVKVFDSVASFAEYLGGTGHGLTASAYAENRQLDAAKFTFNIPYDLKEADAKILHYLFRDSKSADFICLDGGFSGNVVLKAESRDIYGQKQQPTVVKIGQRDPISRERASFERIQEVLGNSAPAVVDFAEFGERGGIKYRYAAMTDGKVKNFQKVFAESSDLEQLKKYLHIVFRRQLGRFYEAAVQENLNLLDYYDFKPKYADSVRRKCAELAEFTSDRKLKLADGIEVEDVSKFYAEDLLHLRETVAMPRYVSWLHGDLNGANIIIDESQNVWLIDFFHTHRGHALKDLIKLENDILYIFTKINSADDLRLACRATDWLFEVHDLAVAPDEPPAELAADARFAKSLAIIGYLRSLYRDIIDLDRDPYQFFVAAARYAMHTLSFDECNLWQRKWALYAGAMAIGRVRDALTKSARLRIDFMTTTGEASPEGSIGLTILPGRKDRGRDLAEDIAAIKSAGVTAVVTLLSHAEFAEYGVANLLDAYRDAGLEVLHRAVKDQGVPTAEQAEQALQFLKQTTDADKKVLIHCVGGLGRTGLIAALFLRRYAGLDGDEAMRRVRAARSPRAIENTDQENYVKNWK, encoded by the coding sequence ATGGCCTCTATCCTCATTACGCAATGTTTGCAGAATGACTTCGTGCGTCTGCTCGATAAGTACGACCCGCTGCCCAACTACCTGCACATCGGTTATGACGAGGCGATGCGTCTGCTCGGCGAGCGCGCAGAAGAGGGGCCGGTTGCGCAGATTATTCGCTGGGCGTACGAGCAGAGCGAAGACGCGCTGAAGATCATTCATATTCGCGACTGGCACAGCGCTGATGACAGTGAACAGCAGAGTCACCTCGAGCAATTTGGCCGCCACTGCCTGGCGAACAGTGAAGGTGCGGATTTCGTATTTACTCGCCAGCTGCCCGCTGCTCATGCACGCCGCCCTGACATCGTGGTCAACGCTTCAGGGCTCAATGACTTTTACAAAACAGACCTTGCTGAACACCTGACCGAAGCCGGGCAGGGTGAGTCGCTGCGCATCGGCCTTATCGGCGTCTGGACTGAGGCGAAGATTACCTATCTCGCGTACGAGCTTGTGACGCGTTACCCCAAAATTGAGCTCGTCACGTGCAGCGCGCTGACGGCGAGCTCTGCGCGCAGCCAGCACTTTATTGCTCTCGATCATCTGAAGCGCATTCTGGGAGTGAAGGTGTTCGACTCGGTTGCGAGCTTCGCCGAATACCTGGGCGGCACAGGACATGGTTTAACCGCCTCGGCGTATGCCGAGAACCGCCAGCTCGATGCCGCAAAGTTTACGTTCAATATTCCATACGATCTCAAAGAAGCCGATGCAAAAATTCTGCACTACCTGTTTCGTGACAGCAAGTCAGCCGACTTCATCTGCCTCGACGGCGGTTTCAGCGGCAACGTGGTGTTAAAGGCCGAGTCGCGCGATATCTACGGGCAGAAGCAGCAGCCGACCGTCGTCAAGATCGGGCAGCGCGACCCGATTTCGCGCGAGCGTGCCTCATTCGAGCGCATTCAAGAGGTGCTGGGCAACAGCGCGCCGGCGGTTGTCGACTTCGCCGAATTTGGCGAGCGCGGCGGTATCAAATACCGCTATGCAGCGATGACCGACGGCAAGGTAAAAAATTTTCAGAAAGTTTTCGCTGAGAGCAGCGACCTTGAGCAGCTGAAAAAATATCTGCACATTGTCTTTCGCCGGCAGCTCGGCCGCTTCTACGAGGCTGCCGTACAAGAAAATCTCAATCTGCTCGATTATTACGACTTTAAGCCCAAGTACGCCGATTCGGTGAGGCGCAAATGCGCCGAACTCGCAGAGTTTACCTCAGACCGAAAGCTAAAATTAGCTGACGGCATTGAGGTTGAAGACGTATCGAAATTCTACGCAGAAGACTTACTGCATCTGCGCGAAACGGTCGCGATGCCGCGCTATGTTTCGTGGCTGCACGGCGACCTCAATGGGGCGAACATTATTATCGATGAATCGCAAAACGTGTGGCTCATTGATTTTTTTCACACGCACCGTGGTCATGCACTCAAAGACCTGATAAAACTCGAGAATGACATTCTTTACATTTTCACGAAAATTAATTCGGCAGACGATCTGCGCCTTGCCTGTCGCGCAACCGATTGGCTGTTCGAAGTGCACGACCTTGCAGTCGCACCAGATGAACCACCCGCAGAGCTTGCGGCCGATGCGCGTTTTGCGAAATCGCTCGCCATCATCGGATATCTGCGATCACTCTACCGCGACATCATTGACCTGGACCGCGATCCGTACCAGTTCTTTGTCGCTGCTGCGCGCTATGCAATGCATACGCTTTCTTTTGATGAATGTAATCTTTGGCAGCGCAAGTGGGCGCTCTACGCAGGGGCAATGGCGATTGGCCGGGTGCGGGACGCCCTGACGAAGAGCGCGAGACTTCGCATCGACTTTATGACAACGACAGGTGAGGCTTCGCCAGAAGGATCTATCGGCCTCACGATTCTGCCCGGCCGTAAAGACCGCGGCCGCGACCTTGCCGAAGATATTGCCGCCATAAAATCTGCCGGCGTCACTGCGGTGGTCACATTGCTCAGCCATGCCGAGTTTGCCGAGTATGGGGTTGCCAACCTCTTGGACGCATACCGTGACGCAGGTCTCGAGGTGTTGCACCGCGCGGTGAAAGACCAGGGTGTACCGACCGCCGAGCAGGCAGAGCAGGCGCTGCAATTTTTGAAGCAAACCACTGACGCCGATAAGAAAGTTCTGATTCACTGCGTCGGTGGCCTCGGCCGCACGGGACTTATCGCCGCGCTCTTTCTGCGCCGGTACGCGGGCCTTGACGGCGATGAAGCGATGCGCAGGGTGCGGGCTGCCCGATCGCCCCGCGCGATCGAAAACACCGATCAGGAAAACTATGTCAAAAACTGGAAATAG
- a CDS encoding thymidine kinase, which translates to MKTLQPDQNKPAVGKISVIHGPMFSGKTEELLRRVRRAKIARKKVQLFKPAIDNRYHATQVLPHFLAQAADESVQVGEAAHVVSHPREIAALLKNDTDIAAIEEAQFLDDSLIDLVRRFSRQGIDVILSLLDQDYRRLPFPIAPAPGSESGSRNVGEYLAIAHESLKLAAICVVCGQDAHHSQKLTLSSVNSEGKPIYKPASFFTEVVTVGTSQELTQNKLFAEKPREFPESIYEARCRYCHVVADEPQ; encoded by the coding sequence ATGAAAACGTTGCAGCCAGATCAGAACAAACCTGCGGTGGGGAAAATTTCTGTGATTCACGGGCCGATGTTTTCGGGCAAAACCGAAGAACTGCTGCGGCGGGTTCGGCGCGCCAAGATTGCGCGCAAAAAGGTTCAACTCTTCAAACCAGCCATCGACAACCGCTACCATGCAACGCAGGTTCTGCCCCACTTTCTCGCACAGGCAGCGGACGAAAGCGTGCAGGTCGGTGAAGCGGCACACGTGGTGTCGCACCCGCGCGAAATTGCGGCCCTTTTAAAGAACGACACCGACATCGCCGCGATTGAAGAGGCGCAGTTTCTCGACGATTCGCTGATCGACCTCGTGCGCCGCTTTTCACGCCAGGGCATCGACGTCATTCTATCGCTGCTCGACCAAGATTACCGCCGCCTGCCTTTCCCGATTGCACCGGCGCCGGGGTCAGAGTCGGGCTCGCGCAATGTCGGCGAATACCTCGCGATTGCGCACGAGTCGCTGAAACTCGCCGCGATCTGCGTTGTTTGCGGTCAAGATGCGCACCACAGCCAGAAACTCACGCTGAGTTCAGTTAATAGTGAAGGCAAACCAATCTATAAACCCGCATCGTTCTTTACCGAGGTGGTCACCGTCGGCACTTCGCAAGAACTGACGCAAAACAAACTATTCGCCGAAAAACCAAGGGAATTTCCCGAGAGCATCTACGAAGCGCGCTGCCGCTATTGCCACGTGGTGGCAGACGAACCGCAATAA
- the proB gene encoding glutamate 5-kinase, which produces MNSALASRLEAATHVILKFGTGVLTEHIEKRSNKYFRQIAKECLELKKRGKKVIIVSSGAVGFGRAILKQQQALQLPQASVSEKQALASLGQSLLIETYRNAFARYRLAAAQILVTRTDFENKRHLQNLRSTLNQLLEWGAIPVINENDAIANEEIKVGDNDNLSADVAVLYPKSVLVLLTTIDAFYADGKRVPQITRITADIKRHAGSASGGGTGGMVTKLQAAEKMLRANQVMSIASGKKIQIVRRLMAGADLGTWFSSGK; this is translated from the coding sequence ATGAATTCAGCACTCGCCTCGAGGTTAGAGGCCGCCACGCACGTGATCTTGAAGTTCGGCACGGGAGTTCTCACCGAACACATTGAAAAACGCAGCAATAAATATTTCAGGCAGATCGCGAAAGAGTGCCTCGAGCTCAAAAAACGCGGCAAGAAAGTGATCATTGTCTCATCGGGAGCCGTAGGGTTTGGCCGCGCCATATTGAAGCAGCAGCAGGCGCTGCAGCTGCCGCAGGCTTCGGTGAGCGAAAAACAGGCGCTCGCCTCGCTCGGCCAGAGTTTGCTGATTGAAACGTACCGAAATGCATTCGCCCGTTATCGCCTGGCTGCAGCTCAGATTCTGGTGACGCGCACCGACTTTGAGAACAAGCGCCACCTGCAGAATCTGCGTTCGACATTAAACCAGCTGCTCGAATGGGGCGCGATACCCGTGATCAATGAAAACGACGCAATCGCCAATGAAGAGATCAAGGTCGGCGATAATGACAACCTCTCAGCCGATGTCGCCGTGCTCTACCCGAAATCGGTACTGGTGCTGCTGACCACAATCGACGCGTTCTACGCCGATGGCAAACGCGTGCCACAAATCACACGCATCACTGCGGATATCAAAAGACACGCAGGCAGCGCATCTGGTGGCGGCACCGGCGGAATGGTCACCAAACTTCAGGCAGCTGAAAAAATGCTGAGAGCAAATCAGGTAATGAGCATAGCATCGGGCAAAAAAATACAAATCGTGCGCAGGCTGATGGCAGGCGCTGACCTTGGTACGTGGTTTAGTTCAGGCAAATGA